A stretch of DNA from Candidatus Eisenbacteria bacterium:
GTCCATCGGCCCACACTTGCACCACCCGGCTGCAGCCGTGGACCGTCACCACTTTGCCCATGCGGGCGAACGGCACCGAGTAGCGCCGCGCCTCGAACGCCACCGTGCAGTCGGGCGCCACGGTCCGCGTCGCCACCAGGTTGAACGGTTCGGGCAACAGCGGAACCGGTGAGAGGAAGCGTTGCTCCGCCTGCCACGCCTCCCACACGCTGGTGCCGGTCGCCGGGCACACTCGCACCTGCGCCTCGCGCACCACGCGCTCGTCCGTCCACGCCTGCAGCTCGTCCCAGCCGGACCAGTCGCGTTCGCCGACTTCGCGCCATGCACGGTCGGCGCCGATGCCGCGCTCGACCTTGCCCTTGGCCTGAGGATGCCGCACCGGACAAGGATCGATGTGGAACCGCACCGCCTTCGCATAGCGCCGGTAGCTCGGGTTGAGCTCGCCCCAGGCACCGGCGCCGCGACTCACCGCCGTCTTCGTGTTGTCGATCCGCACGCTCGCAGCGATGCCCTTGATCCGCCGGAAGCCTTCGTTGTGCACGTGGTGCCACGCGAGCTGGTCGGAGCGCGGTGACCAGACCCGTGCCCCGAACCGGCTGTGCGACAGCCGCAGGTGGAACTGATACGC
This window harbors:
- a CDS encoding IS21 family transposase encodes the protein MTISELARRGQSGRVIARILGVDESTVRYHLHRQQAGAADGRSRQVQRAAGLAEAIAHYLENAGTGPVNLASLHEWLIAEHDFTGSLRGLQRYFRRHFPRPAVRARRRVETPPGAQAQADWADWPKIWISGRPVYAYQFHLRLSHSRFGARVWSPRSDQLAWHHVHNEGFRRIKGIAASVRIDNTKTAVSRGAGAWGELNPSYRRYAKAVRFHIDPCPVRHPQAKGKVERGIGADRAWREVGERDWSGWDELQAWTDERVVREAQVRVCPATGTSVWEAWQAEQRFLSPVPLLPEPFNLVATRTVAPDCTVAFEARRYSVPFARMGKVVTVHGCSRVVQVWADGQVIAEHPRHGRERIVIDPRHYEGEATKAVLPPLPLGRMGRRLQEIAEMTPQTRPLDLYAALAEVAR